In one window of Syngnathus scovelli strain Florida chromosome 20, RoL_Ssco_1.2, whole genome shotgun sequence DNA:
- the LOC125990662 gene encoding arachidonate 12-lipoxygenase, 12R-type-like, with product MAEYKLEVVTGERAFAATFDRILITLLGSQGQSETTDLNNWGVNFMTETANWDVHHSNQFVSGECSLGEGGEKPTFSLPRKPVVLLEDNPMKAFEDEHPLLIEHSKNELASKKCFFRWTSINEKLPHHSDFTVSNVPADARMSISRFLESKKALYVGILEVMLKGMLTSEENWQSLEDIKRIFWTRKTQISDYVSEHWKEDDFYGAQFLNGVNPCSIKRCSELPSNFPVSEESVKPFLEDGSTLANEIKMGNIFLYDQKILSGIPGKLYHGEELQVPAPLCLLYVNPEKKLVPIAIQVHQEPSEENPIFLPSDSETDWLLAKIFVKNANMVTHQAISHLKNTHFLSEVWAMSLFRNISAIHPIHKLLIPHFR from the exons ATGGCAGAGTACAAACTGGAAGTAGTGACAGGTGAGCGCGCCTTTGCGGCCACGTTCGACCGAATTCTCATCACCTTGCTCGGAAGTCAAGGGCAGAGCGAGACCACAGACTTGAACAACTGGGGTGTCAACTTCATGACCGAGACGGCGA ACTGGGACGTACACCATTCAAACCAGTTCGTCTCTGGGGAATGTTCTCTTGGTGAAGGTGGAGAAAAGCCAACGTTTTCCCTTCCTCGAAAGCCAGTGGTTCTGCTCGAAGATAACC ctatgaAGGCTTTCGAAGACGAGCACCCGTTGCTGATCGAGCATAGCAAAAACGAACTGGCATCCAAAAAGTGCTTCTTCCG ATGGACCTCCATCAATGAAAAACTTCCTCACCACAGCGACTTCACGGTATCAAATGTCCCGGCTGATGCCCGCATGTCCATATCACGATTTCTTGAGTCAAAGAAGGCTTTGTATGTCGG GATCTTGGAAGTCATGCTAAAGGGGATGCTAACATCTGAGGAAAATTGGCAGAGTCTTGAAGACATAAAAAGAATTTTCTGGACCAGAAAGACGCAAATATCAG ATTACGTTTCCGAGCACTGGAAGGAAGACGACTTTTATGGAGCCCAGTTCCTGAACGGCGTCAACCCCTGTTCCATCAAACGCTGTTCAGAACTTCCATCAAATTTTCCTGTCAGCGAGGAATCGGTGAAGCCATTCCTAGAGGACGGAAGCACGTTGGCCAATGAAATTAAG ATGGGGAACATATTCCTCTACGACCAGAAGATTCTGAGTGGAATACCTGGGAAACTCTATCACGGGGAGGAACTCCAAGTTCCCGCCCCTCTCTGTCTCTTATACGTGAACCCTGAGAAAAAACTGGTGCCCATCGCGATCCAG GTGCATCAAGAACCCTCAGAAGAGAACCCAATCTTCCTGCCAAGTGACTCGGAGACAGATTGGCTCCTTGCCAAGATTTTtgtcaaaaatgcaaatatggTAACTCACCAGGCCATCTCCCACCTGAAGAATACTCACTTTTTGTCTGAGGTCTGGGCCATGAGCCTCTTCCGCAACATCTCTGCCATTCACCCCATACACAAG TTGCTGATTCCTCATTTCCGCTAG